Genomic DNA from Candidatus Kaiserbacteria bacterium:
GTTGCTCTGCTTTAGTTGATTCGTTTGCAAAGGTGGCACAAAGTTCATATGTTGTGGGACCAGTGACGCGGTATTCGTATGCTGTTCTTCCTTCAGGGGCTACAGGGATCTCGATACCCTGGAAGGCTTCAGTAAGAGTTTGGGGGAGTGTGTTGTCAGTACTGTAAAACGATTCAATATTTGACTGTATCAGCGAAAGATCACTTGTCTGTGTCGAATCGAGACGATACTCACGCACTTGATTTGGAGTCTGCGTATTCATAAAACCAAGTACCAGTGCTCCAATTACAATCACCGTTGCACCAGCACCATACCATACAGACTCACGCTCGTGAGCCTGCCAATATCCCTTTGCGTCAAAAAGGTAGTACACAAATGCGGTAGTAACCACCACAAAGAAAGAAAGTGCTTTGAGGGCAAAGCGAATGGTGAGTTCACCATTAAGGAATCCATTGATAACACTTACAAGGTCACCCAAAATTGCTGCACCCCCCACGAGAAGTGAAAGATAGATGAGCCACTTGGTAAGCATGAGGTATGTACCATGTTCATTTCGACGGATGATGTTCACCAGTCGTGTGAGTACCAGATACACCGGGAAAAAGACGATGAGCATTGCAATACTAAAACGGAGTGTCGAAGCAGCGCTCTCTACCTCCCAATAACCCTGTGCAGCGTCTGGATAATGTGCAGTAATAACACTGAACATGAGCATGATAAGACCAACGATAGTTACGTATAAAGAGACGAGTGAGCCCAATTGAAGGGCAAAATTTTTAGCTGTGTTTTCCATAATATATAAATTGTGTGCTTATTTTGGGAAAAGTAAAGAACCCAACTCCGGAGGAGTTGGACCAGGGGTTCTTTGCTAGCATAGGAATCGGCCACCGCCGATGCTATTTTTATGTCGCTAAGCGCGACGGACTAGTAAAGAACCACACTCTGAAAGAGTATGACCAGGGTTCTTTGCTAGCATAGGAATCGGCCACCGCCGATGCATTTTTTATGTCGCTAAGCGCGACAGACTAGTAAAGAACCCAACACTCAAAAGTGTAGGACCGGGGGTTCTTTGTTAGTAACTGAAGTCATTTTTACACTTACCGTATACGTAACAGGTGTTACGTATACGGTAAGGTGGTCCGGGTGAGAATTTGAGGTTAATACTTGTAGAAGACTACACCCAGACAGAATCAAGGATATGTTATACTCTCAACCTAATCCCCCACATATATGAAATCAGAAGATATGCAGAAGGCGCCAAAATTGTTTTGTGAAAGCATTAAGGTTGGCTTCACCCCAGAGTATTTTGTTATTGGACTTAGCTCTGGCTCACAATCGTCAATTTTTTCACTCACTCCCGGACATACAAAACGTTTGCAGCAGTACCTGACGCACGAAATTTCACAATTTGAAAAAGCGCATGGTGAGATTAAATCTGAATGGAACCCTAATGTCGTCAGTCCTGTACAAAATGTGATTCCTCCGAATCAGATGAGTTAAAAAATCCCCGCAGCTGCGGGGATTTTTTTATTGCTGTGGTACTGCGCAATTCGTTTTTTCTGCAAGTGTTTCAAATGTCTGTTGTCCAGAAAGTCGCGAGCCGTCTGTAAAAACCCATGTCGGATATCCAGTGATCTTTGCATCAGTACACACGGGTAATTGTCCTTGACCATTTGGAGTTGAACACTCTATATACGGCAACTTCTTTGAGTTTTTAAAAAGTGCTTTTTGATCTTTGCAATGTGGACACCAGTATGTGCCATAAAACTTTGCTCCTGCATCAGTGATACACTGTGCAAAAGAATCATAGATTGATACTGCCTCGGCAGTTACAGGGGCTTCTTTTGGTTCAGTATTGTTGCGAACAAACACAAGTCCTACCAAGAGTGCAACCACAAGGATTCCATATACATAAGTTATTTTCATGACAAATAGTATAGCAAGTCATAGAAAAAAAGAAAATTGTACACGGACAGTGTCCTGCGTCGTCCGTTCCTAAACAAAAATTAGCACGGGGTGCGAATTTTTGTAGTTTTATCTAACGTCGAGATTTTACTCGTTCTGTTTCCCTCAAAACCTGTTTACGCAAACGAGTTGACTTCGGTGTCACTTCGAGATATTCATCATCAGACATAATTTCAAGGCCGAGTTCAATCGAGAGTTCTCTGTGGGGGACGAGAGTAAGTGCTTCGTCGGTACCCGAAGAGCGAACATTTGAAAGTTGCTTGCCCTTTGTTGGATTTACCATCATTTCTTCGCCTTTTGAGGTATTACCAATCACCATACCTTCGTACACTTCTACTGAAGGGCCAATATAAAGTTGTCCACGATCCTGCAAGTTCCAGAGTGAGAAGCCGAGTGCCTTTCCTGCAGCCATAGAAACCATCGAGCCAGCCTGACGCTTTTTAATTTCACCTGCATAGGGGCGGAAACCAATCACTCGTGAACAAAGAATTCCCTCTCCGCGTGTATCAATAATGAATTGTCCTTTGTATCCAAGGAGTCCACGTGTTGGGCCTTCGAGAATAAGTCGTACTTGGTTTTCATGCATAATCATGTCCTGCATGATGAATGCACGACGACCGAGCTTTTCAATCACTGCCCCCTGATACTCACTCGGGATATCAACCGTCACTTCTTCAAATGGCTCATACTTACCATCTTCACGTTCCTCGATAATAGCCTGTGGTTGTGATACTTGAAGTTCGTATCCCTCGCGGCGCATGTTTTCGAGAAGAATCGAAATGTGCATTTCACCACGACCATACACCTTGCATGAGTCGCCACTTCCCTCAAAATCTACTTTGAGCCCAACATTTATTTCAAGTTCCTTTTCAAGTCGTCCACGAATCTGACGTGTGGTGACATACTTTCCTTCACGTCCAGCAAATGGTGAGTTGTTAACCACAAAATCAAGTGCAATGGTTGGTTGATCTACTGCAATAGCATCAAGTGGCTGTGCCGCTTCTATATCGCTCAATGTTTCTCCAATATTGATATCAGGGAAACCAGCAAGTATCACGATATCTCCAGCATACGCGATATCCGATTCTACACGTTCAATGCCTTTGAATGTAAAAAGCTTTGTCACTTTTCCTCTTCGAGGCGCTTGGCCGTTGTGGAGAATAAAAACGTTTTGACTACTCTTGATTTCACCTTCGTAAATACGGGCAATAGCGAGACGTCCAAGGAAGTTGTCGTACCCGAGGTTGAAGACCTGTGCACGGAGTACCTCACCCTCAGAGTATCCTTTTGCTGGTTCAACTTTTTCTATAATAGTATCGAGAAGTGGTGAAAGGTCTGTAGATTCATCATCAAGCTTGCGCTTTGCAATTCCCTGTCGGCCAATAGCGTATACGGTAGTAAAGTTGGCTTGCTCGTCATTCGCACCGAGTTCAAGGAAGAGTTCGAGCACTTGTTCCTCTGCTTTGTGTGGGTCTGCAGCAGGCTTATCAATTTTATTGATAATGACTATAGGCTTGAGGCCGAGTTCGAGAGATTTCTTGAGCACGAAACGAGTCTGCGGCATAGGGCCTTCCTGCGCGTCTACCACGAGAAGTACTGAGTCAATAGAGCGAAGTACGCGCTCTACCTCAGAACCAAAGTCAGCGTGACCTGGGGTATCCACAATGTTAATTTTGGTACCCTTGTACTCAATAGATGCATTCTTTGCATATATGGTAATACCGCGCTCCTGCTCAAGTGAGTTGGAGTCCATGGTTACCGTGGTGTCGGTCACGGCACCAGTCTGGCGCATGATAGCGTCAGTGAGCGTAGTTTTGCCATGGTCTACGTGTGCGATAATCGCTATGTTTCGTGTTTCTTTGCTCATGAAAATAAAATGCGCCAGCAAAGGCGCGTTATTCCCTATAAAATACGTCATTTTCTGCATTTAGTCAAATTTTAAAGAAAATATCTGCATTTGCATGCAGATATTTTATGAAACCCCTCCTTTGTGCTGCCTTGCGCGCATCTTTAGAATCATTTCCCTTGGGATGTCTATGACGGTATAGAACCACAGAGCAAATGACCGTTCGATGACATTCTCAAGAACATATTTTTCTAAACCGCCCGCTACATATATTCTTGCCGCAAGGTACTTTTTCTCCTCAATAAGGTTTTGATACTCAAGCAGTTGTTCTTCGTTTAATACAAATTCAGCCATTAAGCCAACATCGTATACGTTATACATCATGCACCTCCTTTCACATTGTTCCTGTGTATAAGTATACTCCTCATTTCTTTTTCTTTCTTGCTCCCTGTGATTTCTTTTTCTTTCTTGCTCCCTGTGATTTCACGAGTGTTTCTTTTTCTTCTTTTTTTAGTTTCTTGAGTTGATGTTCGCGCACCTGTGCCTCGCTCCGCGAGGCACAGGACTCCACATACACCACACTTATGGGAATTTTAGCCTTCGTATACTTCGCCCCTACCTTCCCCTCTTTGTGCTCTTTAAAGCGACGCTCCACATCAGTCGTCGCTCCCGTATAGAGTGACCCATCGCTACAGCGAATCATGTATACCAACCACATAGTTAATTTGAAATAAATCTTTAAAGTGTTACTATATTTCTACCTACCTAAAAAAGTGTTAGCCGCACTTTTGCTTTGGGCAAATGGCTACCACGGGACACTGGATGATGGGTTCTAGTATTGGCGAGAGAACGAACCCGCAAGATTAACCAGTTAATCCCGTGGTTTTTTATTACCCAATCATGAACTCAATTACATCACCATCCTTCACGATGTACTCCTTTCCTTCGGTACGGAGTTTGCCCTGCTCGCGTGCTTTCGCGAGAGAACCACAGGTGACGAGGTCTTCAAAGGCCACTACCTGTGCGCGTATGTATCGTGTTTTAAAATCAGTATGAATAGCCGCACCTGCCTCCAGGGCCCGTGGCACCATGACGTACGGTCCACGCATGCGTCTCCTTTTCTCCTGTGGTGAAATACGACATGAGCCCGAGACGGTGATAGCACGCGCGAATGAGTGAGTCGATTCCAGAATCAAGGGTCGCATACTCGCGTCTAAATTCTGTCTTTTCATCTTCTTCCAAATCCTTCAATTCATGCTCTACACCCGCGTCAATGAGCACATACTCCGAGCCGGTGCTTTCCATAAAGTCCATGAGTTCTGTCCACCTATCATCATTGGTCTCATCAAAGTTGTATGCGCCATGCATTTTATTGAGCACATAGAGTATATGCTTCATGGTGAGGAGGTGGAGGTGTTGAATAGCCTGTGCTTCCCCATCAGCAAAATCAAATGAGCGTGCAAGTTGCCCTGCTTCAAGATGCCTAATGAGTCTTTCAAGCACATCCTTCTCCTTTTGCGCATCTTTGTCTCCACGTCGCGCATCCTTTTCCACATTTCCTAAACGCTTAGAGACCGTCTCGGTGTCCGCCATCACGAGTTCGAGATTAATCACTTCAATGTCGCTCATGGGGTCCACTGCGCCATTTACATGGATGATGTCCTGATCTTCAAAGATTCGTACTACTTCCGCAATCATGTCGGTCTCGCGAATATTGGCAAGGAATTTGTTCCCAAGCCCTTCCCCTGAAGACGCACCTTTTACAAGACCCGCAATATCTACAAATTCAATAATCGCCGGAATAATTTTCTGTGAACTAGAAATTTTAGAGAGTGTCTCAAGCCGATGGTCGGGCACCGCCACCACACCCACTGATGGATCAATAGTACAGAATGGATAGTTTTCTGCGGGGACGGCGTTTTTAGTAAGTGCATTAAAAAGTGTCGATTTTCCGACATTTGGTAACCCAACAATTCCGACTGATAACGACATAATATTTTATTTTTGAAGCAAATTAGAAGACAAAGATTCCCTACTGTATATAATAGTGCCTAGAGTACCAGATTTTCAAGTCTTTTCAAAGAAATGATGTCATCAACACTATGATCCTTACAAAAATTGCTTGACATGTAAAGTATCTATGACATAATAAATTTGCTGTTCTTCATATAGGTTACTGAGTTCATCTGGCATGGTGTCAGCGGAATTGAGTAGCAACATTCTAAGGAGTTATTTTCATGAGCGCATTAAAATCGTGCTTAGCGGTAGCCATTGGCACTGCTATTGGCTCAGTTGCTGGCTGCGGAGCCGTTGTCTTATTTTTGATTTTCTCCGGTAACTCGTCAGTGATGGTAGAGGAAAATTTTACTGTCATCTCCAACAAAGTTGCTGGTGCTCCAATCAGCATTAACTGTTCGATCATCTCGCCACTATTTGGCTTACCTCTCGAAAGAAAAGCTCAGTGGGTTGTGAAAGGTAGTGGGCACCATGGTTCAGTTGACTTCGGCGGTGGTGCTATTGTTTCCATACAGCATCATTGGAGTACTGTTGGAGGCCTGTTTCAATCCTTGTCCAGTGACTACATCATTGTGAAAGGCTATTCCGGTTCATACAATCAAATAGTTGACGATGATGAGACAGGTCGCTTAGTAGTCAAGGCGTGTCTATCTAAAGTCAATGTGCTGTAGTCACTGTCGCACTCCGCCCTGCCCTACCCCACTGAAGAATCTTTCTTCAGTGGGGCTTTTAGATTTTCCGAAATTTGGCAACCCTACAATTCCGACTCATAGTGACTCATTTTTATGAGTGAATACGAATTAGAAAAATAGAAATACTCTTGTGGTAGACATAATTTGTTAATTTATGAGCGCTTGTAGTCATCCTCGTACCGCTTGATATCATCCTCTCCAGTATATTTACCTGACTGCACTTCAATAATGACGAGGGGGTCGGTATGAGCATTTGAGAGGCGGTGGATGTGGTCTTTTGGGACAAAACAACTTTCATTCTCTCGAATGATTCGGTGTCCGATGTGTGATGGATCCTGCTTTTCACGAATTTCTACACTCGCTACTCCCGAAACAACCACCCAATGTTCACTTCGGTGTTCATGACTCTGAAGACTTAGTCGTGCACCAGGGTTTACAATAATCTTTTTTACCTTGAACTGTGGCTTGTCCTCGAGTACGTAATACACTCCCCATGGTCGTGCGCCGACTTCAATGTACTCTTCCTCGCGATACTCAGCAGGCATTTCTGCAATCTTTTTGGTTATGTCTGCCTCATCTGCTTTGTTGGCGATATTTTGAACATATGATGAACTATTGTGAGTCTTTGCGCCGAGACCATCGACAATTTGAACACCATATTTTTCAAGAATAGCGCGCTCTGGAATCTCGTATGCAAATCTATCACCACCTTTTGTAAATATAATTTCATCAACATCATCACGTTCACGAAGTTCTTTGAGTATTTTTTGCAATGTATCACAGACACTTGGTGTAGTGTCTATTGAAAGGATGGCGCGGTCAACCATTTTTAATGAATCAACTACTCTAAGACGAAATTGTTCATCTTGAAAACTTGGGACACCCCGCTTGAGTACTGCCTGATGATCGTTGTTTACAATCACCCACAGTTCATCAGCAAGTTGCTTGGAAAGTTCGAGACAGTCTATATGCCCCGGATGAAGGGGGTTAGCGTATACCGATGTGATAGCGATTTTCATGAAGAAGACAATTATAGTTGCAACTGTGAAGAGATACGTTTTTTAACATGCATTTGATTTTCGTACAAGTTTTGTTTGTAGTATACATTGCACACGGAATACATTTCTTGAAAACTCAGTACTATATTGATTGTGATAGACTGTTTGATTTTAGAAAAATTATATCTATACTGTATGTGGCGTTTTGCCACACACTACTTACGAGGAGACTATCGTGCGCAAGTCCAATGTTCTTCAGTACATTTTGATTTTGTTTGTTCTTAGTTTCAGCCACGCCACCTCTGCTGTCGAGGAGTCACTGGTATCTGAAGCAAATTCTGTTATCAAAGAAGCTGTTGAGGATTCTACCTCCGCAACACATTTTGATGTTGAGACGATACCGGATGGATTCTCAATCTCAGTCGGCAAAGCTCAAAGTATTTGCTACTTCAGAAATGGTGTACCGCTCCACTGTGCGAAAATCTCTAGTGGGGCGCAGGGCCACAGAACCCCCACTGGGTACTTCAGTATAAAGAGCAAGGAGTTCATGCATTATTCGCGCAGATATAAGGACCAGAAAGGGAGGCCTGCTCCGATGCCGCGGAGTATGCATTTCCACGAACATTACTTCATCCACGAAGGAAAGTTGCCTGGACATCCAGCCTCGCATGGCTGCATCAGGGTAGCGAATGGTGATGCAAAAAAGTTCTTTCATTTGGGGCAAGTGGGCGACCCTGTAGTTATCACTATGTGATTCATTCTAGCGGTGAGGGGTCGCGTAGCGACTCCTCACACTATAATCCTAGAAAAACCGCAACCGCGGTTTTTTTGATTAAGTTAATTCATATACACATACAAATTTATAAAACCGCAAAGATTTTGTCTTTGCGGGTGGCATACTCTTGTGGGGCATGCTGTTTCTTTTCTCTTATGGAGGAGTGTGACTGACTAACCCTTCATGGGCCGATGACTAATCTTGGCTGAACCGAACTTGCACACAATATGAGTTGCTCTGATGACAGCAAGATGGAGCTTTTCGACAGTGATTTCAGCGTCCTTTGTATCGCCATTCACGGTAATGAGTGACTTCGCATGTTGAATCAAAAAGAGCGGTTTGACTGCAGGTTTTCCGAAGACTCCATAGGCAATGACGGTGTGGCTTCTCTTTGTGAGCGTGAGAATTTCATCTCGCGTCATGGTACTGCCGTCAGCCATGAGAAATTTATTTCCAAGCGGTGCATTGGTATCCATTGACTTTCTCCAAAAATGAAAAAATTCAGCAAGTGCTGACAAAGCAATACTACATCAGAAAACAGGTGCGTCAAGACTGAAACTTGACAATATCATTATATGTGACATTATTAATAAACTTTCCTGAATTGTTCGGGTGGGTGTATGGCGAAGCCATACTTGTACCTTCAACTGAGGATACCCTGATGTCAAATACA
This window encodes:
- the typA gene encoding translational GTPase TypA codes for the protein MSKETRNIAIIAHVDHGKTTLTDAIMRQTGAVTDTTVTMDSNSLEQERGITIYAKNASIEYKGTKINIVDTPGHADFGSEVERVLRSIDSVLLVVDAQEGPMPQTRFVLKKSLELGLKPIVIINKIDKPAADPHKAEEQVLELFLELGANDEQANFTTVYAIGRQGIAKRKLDDESTDLSPLLDTIIEKVEPAKGYSEGEVLRAQVFNLGYDNFLGRLAIARIYEGEIKSSQNVFILHNGQAPRRGKVTKLFTFKGIERVESDIAYAGDIVILAGFPDINIGETLSDIEAAQPLDAIAVDQPTIALDFVVNNSPFAGREGKYVTTRQIRGRLEKELEINVGLKVDFEGSGDSCKVYGRGEMHISILLENMRREGYELQVSQPQAIIEEREDGKYEPFEEVTVDIPSEYQGAVIEKLGRRAFIMQDMIMHENQVRLILEGPTRGLLGYKGQFIIDTRGEGILCSRVIGFRPYAGEIKKRQAGSMVSMAAGKALGFSLWNLQDRGQLYIGPSVEVYEGMVIGNTSKGEEMMVNPTKGKQLSNVRSSGTDEALTLVPHRELSIELGLEIMSDDEYLEVTPKSTRLRKQVLRETERVKSRR
- a CDS encoding GIY-YIG nuclease family protein; this translates as MWLVYMIRCSDGSLYTGATTDVERRFKEHKEGKVGAKYTKAKIPISVVYVESCASRSEAQVREHQLKKLKKEEKETLVKSQGARKKKKSQGARKKKK
- a CDS encoding phosphomannose isomerase type II C-terminal cupin domain; this encodes MDTTPSVCDTLQKILKELRERDDVDEIIFTKGGDRFAYEIPERAILEKYGVQIVDGLGAKTHNSSSYVQNIANKADEADITKKIAEMPAEYREEEYIEVGARPWGVYYVLEDKPQFKVKKIIVNPGARLSLQSHEHRSEHWVVVSGVASVEIREKQDPSHIGHRIIRENESCFVPKDHIHRLSNAHTDPLVIIEVQSGKYTGEDDIKRYEDDYKRS
- a CDS encoding L,D-transpeptidase: MPHTTYEETIVRKSNVLQYILILFVLSFSHATSAVEESLVSEANSVIKEAVEDSTSATHFDVETIPDGFSISVGKAQSICYFRNGVPLHCAKISSGAQGHRTPTGYFSIKSKEFMHYSRRYKDQKGRPAPMPRSMHFHEHYFIHEGKLPGHPASHGCIRVANGDAKKFFHLGQVGDPVVITM